A DNA window from Xanthomonas campestris pv. campestris str. ATCC 33913 contains the following coding sequences:
- a CDS encoding nucleotide sugar dehydrogenase: MSRTPPFDPLQAHIAVIGLGYVGLPLAVAFGERRDTLGFDIDAQRVAQLQQGHDATLELDDAELAAAGQLRYTADAAELAGCTIFIVTVPTPIDSFEQPDLEPLRSATVLIAAALKPGDLVIYESTVYPGTTEEVCVPLLEEASGLRFNADFFCGYSPERVNPGDRQRRLRDIRKITSGSTPAAADAVDALYASIITAGTWRAGSIRVAEAAKVVENIQRDVNIALVNELALIFDKLGIDTLDVLEAAGTKWNFLPFRPGLVGGHCIGVDPYYLLHKSESVGYHPDLIHTARQVNNRVGRHVAERVCSLLAAQGIAPPQARVLVLGATFKENCPDLRNSRALELVQLLQAAGAQVDTCDPWADPEDALRHGGVQLCEMPEEGAYDAVVLAVAHAQYRDYDAQRIAALGKPGAVFYDVKSVWPRASVNARL; this comes from the coding sequence ATGTCCCGCACCCCGCCGTTCGACCCGCTTCAGGCGCACATTGCCGTCATCGGGCTTGGCTACGTCGGCCTGCCGCTGGCCGTCGCGTTCGGTGAGCGGCGCGACACGCTGGGCTTCGATATCGATGCCCAGCGCGTGGCGCAGTTGCAGCAGGGCCACGATGCCACGCTGGAACTGGACGATGCAGAACTCGCCGCTGCAGGGCAGTTGCGCTACACCGCCGACGCTGCAGAACTTGCGGGCTGCACGATCTTCATCGTCACCGTGCCCACGCCCATCGACAGTTTCGAACAGCCAGACCTGGAACCGCTGCGCAGTGCCACCGTATTGATTGCCGCCGCACTCAAGCCAGGCGATCTGGTGATCTACGAATCGACCGTGTACCCCGGCACCACCGAAGAAGTCTGCGTGCCGCTGCTCGAAGAAGCCTCCGGGCTGCGGTTCAACGCCGATTTCTTCTGTGGCTACAGCCCCGAGCGCGTCAACCCGGGTGACCGGCAGCGGCGGCTGCGCGACATTCGCAAGATCACCTCGGGCTCCACCCCCGCCGCCGCCGACGCGGTGGATGCGCTCTACGCCAGCATCATCACGGCCGGCACGTGGCGCGCTGGATCGATCCGCGTAGCCGAAGCGGCCAAGGTGGTGGAGAACATTCAGCGCGACGTCAATATTGCGCTGGTCAACGAGCTGGCGCTGATTTTCGACAAGCTCGGCATCGACACGCTCGATGTGCTCGAAGCCGCCGGCACCAAGTGGAATTTCCTCCCATTCCGGCCCGGTCTGGTCGGCGGGCATTGCATCGGTGTGGACCCGTATTACCTGCTGCACAAATCCGAGAGCGTGGGTTACCACCCGGATCTGATCCACACCGCGCGGCAGGTAAACAATCGCGTTGGCCGTCACGTGGCCGAGCGCGTCTGCAGCTTGCTCGCGGCGCAAGGGATTGCACCACCGCAGGCGCGGGTGCTGGTGCTCGGCGCCACCTTCAAGGAGAACTGCCCGGATCTGCGCAACAGCCGTGCCCTGGAACTGGTACAGCTGCTGCAGGCCGCCGGCGCGCAGGTCGATACCTGCGACCCGTGGGCCGATCCCGAAGACGCGCTGCGCCACGGCGGCGTGCAGCTGTGCGAGATGCCGGAAGAGGGCGCCTACGATGCCGTGGTTTTGGCGGTGGCGCACGCGCAGTACCGCGACTACGATGCGCAGCGCATCGCCGCACTCGGCAAGCCGGGCGCGGTGTTCTATGACGTCAAATCGGTGTGGCCGCGCGCGTCGGTCAACGCTCGGCTGTAG
- the hemN gene encoding oxygen-independent coproporphyrinogen III oxidase, which yields MEPDIAAAHARWNFDQALLQRYDRPGPRYTSYPTAPHFQPGFGATDLQAAFLRAQEQRPGRALSLYVHVPFCSSPCFYCGCNRIITRDATKGQAYVARLLREATSAAEHLERSRTIVQLHLGGGTPNFLSPALLGDLLDGLRRIFRFSTDPGRDISIELDPRAVQSGDVAALAQIGFTRVSLGIQDFDPDVQAAINRRQGEQETLELIAACRQAGIASVNVDLVYGLPRQTQAGFARTLDRVLAARPDRLAIYGYAHMPHVFKAQRQIDVQELPSAQDRLALLGLAVHTLSAAGYQYIGMDHFALPSEDLAIAQRRGDLQRNFMGYTTHADTDLIGLGVSAISHFGDSYSQNPRELAAWDAAVDRGALPVCRGMQLSADDLLRAEVIQALLCRGRVDLAAVAQRHQCDARHCYDDALAALELLAADDLVEVRGLCVDVTATGWPLVRLAAMCFDRYLQPSQQDVRYSKAI from the coding sequence ATGGAACCCGATATCGCTGCCGCGCATGCCCGTTGGAACTTCGATCAAGCGTTGTTGCAACGCTACGACCGCCCAGGCCCGCGCTACACCTCCTATCCCACTGCGCCGCACTTCCAGCCCGGGTTTGGTGCCACGGATTTGCAGGCGGCGTTCTTGCGCGCGCAGGAGCAGCGCCCTGGGCGCGCCTTGTCGCTGTACGTGCATGTGCCGTTTTGCAGCAGTCCCTGTTTCTACTGTGGCTGCAATCGGATCATTACGCGCGACGCGACCAAGGGGCAGGCCTATGTCGCGCGGCTGCTCCGCGAGGCGACCAGCGCCGCCGAGCATCTGGAGCGCAGTCGAACGATCGTGCAGCTGCATCTAGGTGGCGGGACGCCCAATTTCCTCTCGCCTGCGCTGCTGGGCGACTTGCTCGATGGCCTGCGACGCATCTTCCGTTTCAGCACCGATCCCGGTCGCGACATCTCGATCGAACTGGATCCTCGCGCTGTTCAATCAGGCGACGTTGCCGCGCTGGCGCAAATCGGATTCACCCGGGTCAGCCTGGGCATCCAGGACTTCGATCCGGACGTGCAGGCAGCGATCAATCGCCGTCAGGGCGAGCAGGAGACATTGGAACTCATCGCTGCATGTCGGCAAGCAGGTATCGCCTCGGTGAACGTGGATCTGGTCTACGGTTTGCCGCGGCAGACGCAGGCGGGCTTCGCGCGCACGCTGGACCGCGTATTGGCGGCGCGGCCAGACCGGCTGGCGATCTATGGGTATGCACACATGCCGCACGTGTTCAAGGCGCAGCGGCAGATCGATGTGCAGGAGTTGCCTTCCGCGCAGGACAGGCTCGCGCTGCTCGGGCTCGCCGTACATACGTTGTCGGCGGCGGGCTACCAGTACATCGGCATGGATCACTTCGCGCTTCCCAGCGAAGACCTGGCGATCGCGCAACGGCGCGGCGATCTGCAGCGCAATTTCATGGGCTACACCACGCATGCCGATACCGATCTGATCGGCTTGGGCGTCAGTGCCATCAGCCATTTTGGCGACAGCTACAGCCAGAATCCACGCGAACTGGCTGCGTGGGATGCAGCGGTCGATCGCGGTGCGTTGCCCGTGTGCCGCGGGATGCAACTGAGTGCAGACGACCTGCTGCGCGCGGAGGTCATCCAGGCCTTACTATGCCGCGGACGTGTGGATCTGGCTGCCGTGGCGCAACGCCACCAGTGCGATGCGCGCCATTGCTACGATGACGCGTTGGCTGCGCTGGAGCTGCTTGCCGCCGATGACCTGGTGGAGGTACGCGGTCTGTGCGTTGATGTCACCGCAACAGGGTGGCCGCTGGTCCGCCTGGCTGCCATGTGCTTTGACCGCTATCTGCAACCTTCGCAGCAGGACGTGCGCTATTCCAAAGCAATCTGA
- a CDS encoding DUF3577 domain-containing protein has product MLIGFRLGDLWTDVFTYEKGERASEQGVSVKARLRYISWIKVDGNMVYKAEPKSAESEDEASERAATPVEQEAQAPEAAELAVETEESLDE; this is encoded by the coding sequence GTGCTGATCGGCTTTCGCCTGGGCGATCTGTGGACCGACGTCTTCACCTATGAAAAAGGTGAGCGCGCCAGCGAACAGGGCGTCAGTGTCAAGGCTCGTCTGCGGTATATCAGCTGGATCAAGGTCGACGGCAACATGGTCTACAAGGCCGAGCCGAAGTCCGCCGAGTCCGAAGACGAAGCCAGCGAGCGCGCCGCCACTCCTGTCGAGCAGGAAGCACAGGCTCCCGAAGCTGCAGAGCTCGCTGTCGAAACCGAAGAAAGCCTCGATGAATAA
- a CDS encoding avidin/streptavidin family protein, producing MMCMSMRQYAACVALLGSCVSLAQAAPTCNNPVGEWKNQLGSTLTITAVHTSGQLLGTYISPSGTTGGVYPLVGWFANPVAGSTALSKLPAITFSVQWGNYGSMTAWTGTCDASGGVPAITTVWHLVRTGSQYSWDHMLTNSDVFVPK from the coding sequence ATGATGTGCATGTCCATGCGTCAATATGCTGCCTGCGTTGCGCTGCTCGGAAGTTGCGTCTCGCTCGCCCAGGCCGCGCCAACCTGCAACAACCCGGTAGGCGAGTGGAAAAACCAGCTGGGTTCCACACTCACGATCACCGCTGTCCATACCTCCGGACAGCTCTTGGGCACGTACATCTCGCCTTCCGGCACCACTGGTGGGGTGTATCCGCTAGTCGGCTGGTTTGCCAACCCGGTTGCCGGGTCGACGGCATTGAGCAAACTGCCCGCCATCACTTTTTCGGTGCAGTGGGGTAATTACGGCAGCATGACTGCCTGGACCGGCACCTGTGATGCGTCTGGCGGCGTACCGGCCATCACCACAGTCTGGCACTTGGTGCGGACCGGTTCCCAGTATTCGTGGGACCACATGCTCACCAACAGCGATGTTTTCGTCCCCAAATGA
- a CDS encoding tannase/feruloyl esterase family alpha/beta hydrolase produces the protein MPSTTISSATDVPAGAFTAPDGTVLDALPAFCRVVGVSRPASDSEIGFEVWIPSAGWNQNYLQVGTVVFAGNIQYRSLGFALRRGYATATTDGGHRASIGDASFARGHPQKILDWGYQALATTISNGKALVSAYTHRAPHYSYFFGASNGGRDALIAAQRFPGAFDGIIADAPSSAWVHNAFSWLWSQDAQFGSPAATISAAKLPAIQAAALAQCDAKDHTADGVVNDPRRCRFDPRVLLCSGAESDACLTAPQLQTLAAILAGPVNPRTGERIYYGFEPFAVATPGTWNQWITGNAAVPGGGHAVLANQFFANMVFDTGSAGFDHTQVNFDTDVARAERKPVAGQPLASVIDATSADLSGFRARNGKMILYIGWEDPVVPPRGAITYYESVVARQWLDNPQISRAEDALAQTQQFFRLFMVPGMGHFTGGPGTSAFGALYGPPALAIDRQHDVLAAMEAWVEQGIAPERIVAAKYANDDPAKGVVRTRPLCHYPQSAVWIGQGSAEDAQNFICVDSPRGAYLDAAPARAPLPSSAQSR, from the coding sequence CTGCCGTCCACCACAATCAGCAGCGCTACCGACGTGCCCGCCGGTGCCTTCACCGCGCCGGACGGTACCGTGCTCGACGCACTGCCGGCGTTCTGTCGCGTCGTCGGTGTGTCGCGGCCGGCCAGCGATTCGGAAATCGGGTTCGAGGTGTGGATCCCGTCCGCAGGCTGGAACCAGAACTACCTGCAGGTCGGTACGGTCGTCTTCGCCGGCAACATTCAATACAGGTCGCTTGGTTTCGCCTTGCGCCGCGGCTATGCGACCGCAACCACCGATGGCGGCCACCGGGCGTCGATCGGCGATGCGAGCTTTGCGCGCGGCCACCCGCAGAAGATCCTCGACTGGGGCTATCAGGCGCTGGCCACGACGATCTCCAACGGCAAGGCGCTGGTCTCCGCCTACACGCACCGCGCGCCGCACTATTCCTACTTTTTCGGCGCCTCCAATGGTGGCCGCGATGCGCTGATCGCAGCGCAGCGCTTTCCGGGCGCCTTCGACGGCATCATCGCCGATGCGCCTTCCAGCGCCTGGGTCCACAACGCGTTTTCCTGGCTGTGGTCGCAGGACGCCCAGTTCGGCAGTCCGGCGGCGACTATCTCGGCGGCCAAGCTGCCGGCCATCCAGGCCGCCGCGCTCGCCCAATGCGATGCAAAGGACCACACGGCCGACGGCGTGGTCAACGACCCGCGCCGGTGCCGTTTCGATCCCCGCGTGCTGTTGTGCAGCGGTGCCGAGAGCGACGCGTGTCTCACTGCGCCGCAACTGCAAACGCTCGCCGCCATCCTTGCCGGCCCGGTCAACCCGCGCACCGGCGAGCGCATCTACTACGGTTTCGAGCCGTTCGCAGTCGCCACGCCGGGGACATGGAACCAGTGGATCACCGGCAACGCCGCCGTTCCCGGCGGGGGCCATGCGGTGCTCGCCAACCAGTTCTTCGCCAACATGGTGTTCGATACCGGCAGCGCCGGGTTCGACCATACGCAAGTGAACTTCGATACCGATGTCGCCCGCGCCGAACGCAAGCCGGTCGCCGGCCAGCCGCTGGCCAGCGTCATCGACGCCACCTCCGCAGATCTGAGCGGATTTCGCGCGCGCAACGGCAAGATGATCCTGTATATCGGCTGGGAAGATCCGGTGGTTCCGCCGCGAGGCGCGATCACCTATTACGAATCGGTCGTGGCCAGGCAATGGCTGGACAACCCGCAGATCAGCAGGGCCGAGGATGCGCTTGCGCAGACCCAGCAGTTCTTCCGCCTGTTCATGGTGCCCGGCATGGGCCACTTCACCGGCGGACCCGGCACGTCGGCCTTCGGCGCGCTGTATGGGCCGCCCGCATTGGCCATCGATCGCCAGCACGACGTGTTGGCGGCGATGGAGGCGTGGGTCGAGCAAGGCATCGCCCCGGAACGCATCGTCGCGGCAAAATACGCCAATGACGACCCGGCCAAGGGGGTGGTCCGCACCCGGCCGCTCTGCCACTATCCGCAATCGGCGGTGTGGATCGGCCAGGGCAGCGCCGAAGATGCGCAGAACTTTATCTGTGTGGACAGTCCGCGCGGTGCCTACCTCGACGCGGCACCTGCGCGCGCGCCGCTGCCAAGCTCGGCGCAAAGCCGATAA
- a CDS encoding helix-turn-helix domain-containing protein translates to MNLIDIGHAVRTRRAELGLSQAQLAHLSCLSRKTLVGLEKAP, encoded by the coding sequence ATGAATCTCATCGATATCGGCCATGCCGTGCGGACCCGGCGCGCTGAGCTGGGCCTGTCCCAAGCGCAGTTGGCGCACCTGAGCTGCCTGTCTCGTAAGACGTTGGTCGGCCTGGAGAAGGCACCTTGA